From the genome of Candidatus Methylopumilus turicensis, one region includes:
- a CDS encoding DNA-directed RNA polymerase subunit alpha, whose protein sequence is MQNSPTEYLKPRVVDVEVISPLRARVTLEPMERGFGYTLGNALRRVLLSSIPGFAITEVKIDGVVHEYSTIDGVQEDVVDILLNLKGVALKLNNKSETVLTLSKSSEGVVTAGDFETGHDAEIFNPNHVIAHLTKGGKLNLEVKVEMGRGYQPVPVRQKTDEDRVLGFIMVDASFSPINKVSYFVESARVEQRTDLDKLIMDVETNGVMEPEQAIRDAARILIGQLSVFADLEGAPTEVEVKQVPQVDPILLRPVDDLELTVRSANCLKAENIYYIGDLIQRGENELLKAPNLGRKSLNEIKDVLASKGLTLGMKLENWPPVGLEKV, encoded by the coding sequence ATGCAAAACAGTCCGACTGAATATTTGAAGCCACGTGTAGTGGATGTTGAGGTTATTTCACCATTGCGTGCACGTGTTACTTTAGAGCCTATGGAACGTGGTTTTGGTTATACACTTGGTAATGCTCTCCGCCGTGTATTGCTTTCATCAATTCCAGGCTTCGCAATTACAGAAGTGAAAATTGATGGTGTTGTTCACGAGTATTCAACCATTGATGGCGTTCAAGAAGATGTCGTTGATATCTTGTTGAACCTTAAAGGTGTTGCACTAAAGCTTAATAATAAAAGTGAAACAGTTTTAACATTAAGTAAATCATCAGAAGGCGTAGTTACAGCTGGTGATTTCGAAACTGGTCATGATGCTGAAATCTTTAATCCAAATCATGTAATTGCTCACCTGACTAAAGGTGGTAAATTAAATTTAGAAGTTAAAGTTGAAATGGGTCGTGGTTATCAACCAGTTCCAGTTCGTCAGAAAACTGATGAAGATCGTGTACTTGGTTTTATTATGGTTGATGCTTCATTTAGCCCAATCAACAAAGTTAGCTATTTCGTAGAAAGCGCTCGTGTTGAACAGCGAACTGACTTGGACAAACTTATCATGGACGTTGAAACAAACGGTGTGATGGAACCTGAACAAGCGATTCGTGACGCAGCACGTATTTTGATTGGCCAGTTATCTGTATTTGCCGATCTTGAGGGTGCTCCAACGGAAGTTGAAGTTAAACAGGTGCCACAAGTTGATCCTATCTTGTTGCGCCCGGTAGATGATTTAGAGTTAACGGTTCGTTCTGCGAACTGCTTAAAGGCTGAAAATATTTACTATATTGGTGATTTGATCCAACGCGGTGAAAATGAGTTATTGAAGGCGCCTAATTTGGGCCGTAAATCACTTAATGAGATTAAGGATGTATTAGCATCTAAAGGTCTCACGTTAGGTATGAAATTAGAGAACTGGCCGCCAGTTGGCCTGGAAAAAGTATAA
- a CDS encoding MgtC/SapB family protein gives MIGHAMDNIVLINLGVALGIGLLIGAERERSKSHPVNGNGQMDSTLAGIRTFTIASMLGAITSWMNFWLLFASVTCVALFAAVAFYVRRDERLGLTTEISLLFTVILGALAMTSPILAASLAVSAAILLAAKEPIHGFVLGIMTREELNDFLILAGATLIILPLMPNATMGPFNAINPHNLWLVVILVMAIGAFGHLALRMVGGRIGLPLVGMVSGFISSIATISAMGHRSRETPALLGSAVAGAVLSSFSTILQITLILIAISQPTLEALAIPMIFGGVAILLCGGALTLNAMHRPVTDPGKVSQSFGIKTAFSMAGIIAVVLVVSAGLNAWFGQAGLVIGSALVGLIDAHAPTVSAASFVANHQLAAVDAALPILAAFSFNAMAKVIAAIVSGGKVFAWQVVPSLVIQVVAVWLGWLVFS, from the coding sequence ATGATTGGTCACGCAATGGATAACATTGTATTAATTAATTTGGGTGTTGCGCTTGGCATCGGCCTTTTGATTGGCGCGGAAAGAGAGCGCAGCAAAAGTCATCCGGTCAATGGCAATGGTCAAATGGATAGCACCTTAGCCGGCATACGGACTTTTACCATTGCATCGATGTTGGGGGCAATTACGTCTTGGATGAACTTCTGGTTACTGTTTGCATCTGTTACCTGCGTTGCTTTGTTTGCGGCCGTCGCGTTTTACGTGAGGCGTGATGAACGCTTGGGCTTAACCACTGAGATTTCTCTTTTGTTTACGGTGATTCTAGGGGCACTGGCAATGACCTCGCCGATATTGGCTGCCAGCCTTGCTGTGAGCGCGGCCATTTTGCTTGCTGCAAAAGAACCGATCCATGGTTTTGTGCTGGGGATCATGACTCGAGAAGAGTTAAATGATTTTTTGATTTTAGCTGGAGCAACCCTCATCATTCTGCCACTGATGCCAAACGCAACCATGGGGCCTTTTAACGCAATTAATCCGCATAATTTATGGCTGGTGGTGATTTTGGTTATGGCGATTGGTGCATTCGGTCATTTGGCTTTACGCATGGTGGGTGGACGTATTGGCTTACCTTTGGTTGGTATGGTGTCTGGATTTATCTCCAGCATTGCAACGATTAGCGCGATGGGTCATCGTTCACGTGAGACGCCAGCTTTGCTTGGCTCTGCAGTAGCAGGTGCAGTGCTTTCAAGCTTTTCAACAATTTTACAAATCACCTTAATCTTGATCGCCATCAGCCAGCCAACTCTGGAGGCTTTGGCGATCCCGATGATTTTTGGTGGGGTTGCAATTTTGCTATGTGGTGGTGCGCTTACCTTAAATGCAATGCATCGCCCTGTAACCGATCCAGGTAAAGTCAGTCAGTCTTTTGGGATCAAGACGGCATTCTCTATGGCAGGTATTATTGCGGTGGTGTTGGTTGTTTCAGCGGGACTCAATGCTTGGTTTGGGCAAGCGGGCTTGGTCATTGGCTCAGCACTTGTAGGATTAATTGATGCGCATGCCCCCACAGTGTCTGCGGCCTCTTTTGTGGCCAACCACCAACTTGCTGCAGTCGATGCAGCGCTGCCTATTCTGGCAGCGTTTTCGTTTAATGCAATGGCCAAAGTGATTGCTGCAATTGTAAGCGGTGGTAAAGTGTTTGCTTGGCAGGTAGTGCCAAGCCTAGTCATACAGGTGGTCGCTGTGTGGCTTGGTTGGTTAGTGTTTTCATGA
- a CDS encoding mechanosensitive ion channel family protein, translated as MQLIWRELIDDLPKAIMLWQFVVIGAGVASAWLLSGLLRAYVMSHAPEGWKVGIGGFNRVLFPLSSLVFIYIGKYILVQWQHVSLLILSINLLWAMAAIRLSVYGMRYIFTEGGWMRTMEHVISKAIWVVLALHLSGFWSPILSFLEEISFSVGKTHLNVLMLIQGVLTILITLFVSLSLSRMIENKMMRADKIDINVRVVLSKLIRIAFAVIAVLLALSTVGIDITLLSVFGGALGVGLGFGLQKIASNYLSGFIILLDDSMHIGDVVTVDLHYGVVSELRFRYMVLRKLDGTEVVIPHETLMTTAVINHTHTERKARIAMPIQVSYEGDLEFAMALMKGSANAHPRVLETPLPDVHIKGFGESGIDLSLVFWIPDPEEGSSALQSEIYLDVWRQFKKHGVVVPYPQREVRMLSTPEAQAVVRAESIVEEAKPSIRNWDDVI; from the coding sequence ATGCAATTGATATGGCGTGAATTGATTGATGATTTGCCTAAAGCCATTATGCTTTGGCAGTTTGTTGTGATTGGAGCTGGTGTCGCGTCTGCATGGCTGCTAAGCGGCTTGCTGCGTGCATATGTGATGTCCCATGCCCCTGAGGGCTGGAAGGTGGGTATTGGAGGTTTTAATCGCGTGTTATTCCCGTTGTCTTCGCTTGTGTTCATCTATATAGGTAAATATATATTGGTGCAATGGCAACACGTTAGCTTATTGATATTGAGCATTAATTTGTTATGGGCGATGGCGGCTATTCGATTGTCTGTCTATGGTATGCGCTACATCTTTACCGAAGGTGGCTGGATGCGCACAATGGAACATGTTATCTCCAAGGCGATTTGGGTTGTGCTAGCGCTACACTTAAGTGGTTTTTGGTCTCCCATCCTGAGCTTTTTAGAGGAGATCAGTTTTAGTGTCGGCAAGACCCACCTTAACGTTTTGATGCTCATTCAAGGCGTTCTTACGATATTAATTACATTGTTTGTTTCGCTTTCATTGAGCCGCATGATTGAAAATAAAATGATGCGTGCGGACAAGATTGATATCAATGTACGCGTTGTACTCTCGAAACTCATTCGTATTGCATTTGCGGTAATTGCGGTATTGCTTGCACTATCAACCGTGGGGATTGATATCACCTTATTATCAGTATTTGGTGGTGCGTTAGGCGTAGGTCTTGGTTTTGGTCTTCAGAAGATTGCGAGTAACTATTTAAGCGGCTTTATCATCTTGCTTGATGACTCTATGCACATTGGGGATGTTGTCACGGTAGATCTGCATTACGGCGTGGTTAGTGAGCTTCGCTTCCGTTACATGGTGCTCCGTAAGCTTGATGGCACGGAAGTTGTGATTCCTCATGAAACCTTAATGACGACCGCTGTGATTAACCATACGCATACCGAGCGTAAAGCGCGTATTGCTATGCCAATTCAAGTGAGCTATGAAGGTGATTTAGAGTTCGCTATGGCACTGATGAAGGGTTCAGCAAATGCGCATCCTAGAGTTTTGGAAACGCCATTGCCAGATGTCCACATCAAAGGCTTTGGTGAAAGCGGTATTGATCTGAGCCTCGTTTTTTGGATCCCCGATCCAGAGGAAGGCTCTTCAGCCTTGCAATCAGAGATCTACTTGGATGTTTGGCGGCAGTTTAAAAAGCATGGCGTTGTTGTACCATATCCGCAAAGAGAGGTTCGTATGCTTTCGACTCCAGAAGCGCAAGCGGTTGTGAGAGCTGAGTCTATTGTTGAAGAGGCAAAGCCATCAATCAGAAACTGGGATGATGTGATATAG
- the rpsD gene encoding 30S ribosomal protein S4 → MARNLDPKCRQCRREGEKLFLKGEKCFTDKCAIEKRNFPPGQHGQRRNQRLSDYGVQLREKQKLRRIYGVLEKQFRKYYAEADRLKGITGENLLQLLECRLDNVTYRMGIGASRTEARQIVRHNSILVNGKRVNIPSYQVKPGDTVQVAPASINQLRIKGALAAAELRGFPQWIEVDVKALKGTFKAKPQRDELPATINESLVVELYSK, encoded by the coding sequence TTGGCTAGAAATCTCGATCCTAAGTGCCGTCAGTGTCGTCGTGAAGGCGAAAAACTTTTCCTTAAAGGCGAAAAGTGTTTTACAGACAAATGCGCTATCGAAAAACGTAATTTTCCACCTGGTCAACATGGTCAGCGTCGTAATCAGCGCTTATCTGATTATGGTGTCCAGTTGCGTGAAAAACAAAAGTTACGTCGTATATATGGCGTGTTAGAGAAGCAATTCCGTAAGTATTATGCTGAAGCTGACCGTCTTAAAGGTATTACAGGTGAAAACTTGTTACAACTCTTGGAATGTCGTTTAGATAACGTAACATATCGTATGGGTATCGGTGCTTCACGCACTGAAGCGCGTCAAATTGTTCGCCATAATAGTATTTTGGTTAATGGTAAGCGCGTCAACATTCCTTCATACCAAGTTAAGCCAGGTGATACTGTGCAGGTTGCTCCAGCATCAATTAATCAATTGCGTATCAAAGGCGCTTTGGCTGCTGCAGAGCTACGCGGTTTTCCACAATGGATTGAAGTTGATGTTAAAGCGCTTAAGGGTACATTTAAGGCTAAGCCACAACGTGATGAGTTGCCAGCAACAATAAATGAGTCACTCGTTGTTGAGCTTTACTCTAAGTAA
- the mgtE gene encoding magnesium transporter, whose amino-acid sequence MAEVPELKESLQESLQQVIHLLDKHKLIEDLVHKQELDMPKRSLVESIVHKQNITLLQKKLDLLHPADVAYILEALPLAQRLDVWELVKAERDGEILLEVSDAVRQTLIADMDSDELLAAAEQLDTDELADLAPDLPTDVLHELLDSLDYQNRERLQSALAYPDDAVGALMDFDIVTIREDITLEVALRYLRRIGTLPDHTDKLFVVDRHDILRGVLPLKRLVVNDLDLGVAEIMADDPVVFHPEDLADDASKAFERYDLVTAPVVDHNNKLVGRLTVDTVMDYIREEAESDMLSMAGLREEEDLFSSVWKSVQNRWTWLAVNLVTALVASRVIGLFEGSIEKTVALAALMPIVAGIGGNSGNQTTTMIVRGLALGQIASHNMHSLLKKELGVSLLNGLIWGSVLGVIAYALYQNITLSIVMTAAMTLNLLLAAVMGVMIPLVMTKSGRDPAVGSSVLITAVTDSGGFFIFLGLAAIFLR is encoded by the coding sequence ATGGCAGAAGTTCCAGAACTTAAAGAAAGCTTACAGGAAAGTCTTCAGCAAGTGATCCACTTGTTAGATAAGCATAAGCTTATTGAAGATCTTGTTCATAAGCAAGAACTAGACATGCCCAAGCGCTCACTTGTTGAATCCATTGTTCACAAGCAAAACATCACACTACTTCAGAAAAAGCTTGATCTACTTCACCCTGCTGACGTTGCATATATTCTTGAAGCATTGCCTTTAGCACAACGCTTAGACGTATGGGAACTTGTAAAAGCTGAGAGAGATGGTGAAATCCTTCTGGAAGTTTCAGATGCGGTTCGTCAAACACTGATCGCAGACATGGACAGTGATGAGCTTCTTGCCGCTGCTGAACAACTTGATACCGATGAACTTGCAGACTTAGCACCTGATTTACCGACCGATGTACTACATGAACTTTTAGATAGTCTAGACTACCAAAATCGTGAGCGACTACAGTCAGCGCTTGCCTATCCTGACGACGCAGTAGGTGCGTTGATGGACTTTGATATTGTCACTATTCGTGAGGATATTACGTTAGAGGTTGCATTACGCTATCTTCGCCGTATCGGCACTTTACCGGATCACACAGATAAATTATTCGTTGTAGATAGGCATGATATCCTTCGGGGGGTATTGCCATTAAAGCGATTGGTTGTAAATGACCTGGACCTTGGTGTTGCGGAAATTATGGCAGACGATCCAGTGGTTTTTCATCCAGAGGACTTAGCTGATGATGCTTCTAAGGCTTTCGAACGTTATGACTTAGTAACCGCCCCTGTTGTTGACCATAATAACAAGCTCGTTGGTCGTTTAACGGTTGATACTGTCATGGATTACATTCGTGAGGAAGCTGAGAGTGATATGCTTTCCATGGCGGGTTTGCGCGAAGAAGAAGACTTGTTTTCTTCTGTATGGAAGTCAGTTCAAAACCGTTGGACATGGCTGGCAGTTAATCTTGTTACTGCATTAGTAGCGTCACGGGTCATTGGTTTATTCGAGGGCTCTATTGAGAAAACTGTTGCTTTGGCAGCCCTTATGCCTATTGTGGCTGGTATTGGGGGTAACTCGGGCAATCAAACGACGACAATGATTGTTCGAGGCTTAGCCCTTGGCCAAATTGCATCACACAATATGCATTCTCTTCTTAAAAAAGAGTTAGGTGTTAGTCTGCTTAACGGACTCATCTGGGGAAGTGTGCTTGGTGTCATTGCTTACGCACTCTATCAAAATATCACGCTGAGTATTGTAATGACGGCTGCAATGACCCTGAATTTACTACTCGCTGCCGTGATGGGCGTGATGATCCCATTAGTCATGACTAAATCCGGGCGTGACCCGGCAGTCGGGTCAAGCGTATTAATTACTGCGGTGACAGATAGTGGTGGTTTCTTTATTTTCCTTGGTTTAGCGGCGATATTTTTACGATGA
- the rpmG gene encoding 50S ribosomal protein L33 encodes MREKIKLESSAGTGHFYTTTKNKRTMPEKMEIKKFDPVVRKHVIYKETKLK; translated from the coding sequence ATGCGTGAAAAAATCAAATTAGAATCAAGTGCTGGTACAGGTCATTTCTATACCACTACTAAAAACAAACGTACCATGCCAGAAAAAATGGAAATCAAGAAATTTGATCCAGTAGTTCGCAAGCATGTGATTTACAAAGAAACAAAATTAAAATAA
- the rplQ gene encoding 50S ribosomal protein L17 — protein MRHRNSNRKLNRTSSHRQAMLRNMATSLLRHEIIKTTLPKAKELRRIAEPLITLGKDATLANRRLAFSRLRDRDIVGKLFNELGPRYSTRPGGYLRILKCGFRNGDNAPMALVELVDRPDTSAEAVVAD, from the coding sequence ATGCGTCATCGCAACAGTAATCGTAAATTAAATCGTACCAGCAGCCATCGTCAGGCAATGTTGCGTAATATGGCAACTTCATTGTTGCGTCATGAGATCATTAAAACTACATTGCCAAAAGCTAAAGAGCTGCGTCGTATCGCAGAGCCTTTAATTACCTTGGGTAAGGATGCTACTTTAGCAAATCGTCGTTTAGCGTTTAGTCGTCTTCGTGACAGAGACATTGTTGGTAAGTTGTTTAATGAACTTGGCCCTCGCTACTCTACACGTCCAGGTGGTTACCTTCGTATATTGAAGTGCGGTTTCCGTAATGGTGACAATGCGCCTATGGCGTTGGTTGAATTAGTAGATCGTCCTGATACATCAGCAGAAGCTGTTGTTGCTGACTAA
- the coaBC gene encoding bifunctional phosphopantothenoylcysteine decarboxylase/phosphopantothenate--cysteine ligase CoaBC, protein MQTIKHLVLGITGGIAAYKAAELTRLLVKQGITVQVIMTDAACQFITPITMQALSGRAVHTKMWDASIANGMPHIELSREADAILVAPASADFMAKLVHGNADDLLSTLCLARDCPLLVAPAMNKQMWESPATQRNVAQLLKDGVMILGPDSGVQACGEIGLGRMLEPKSLFAELLSSLNAETAPRPLAGKRILITAGPTVEKIDPVRAITNLSSGKMGYSLAEAAIEMGAEVVLVSGPTNLIPPTSAQVIAVESGAEMLDAVMANISNQDIFIGVAAVADYRPSKPSKEKIKKSNASLNIELIPNEDILAKVAAMPHAPFCVGFAAESENVLAYAEEKRKRKNIPLIVANLASEALGADESTLTILDDQGAHPLPKSSKAKSARALLNHIAKML, encoded by the coding sequence ATGCAAACAATCAAACACTTAGTATTAGGCATCACAGGCGGTATTGCAGCATACAAAGCGGCTGAATTGACGCGTCTACTGGTAAAGCAAGGCATTACCGTTCAGGTGATCATGACTGACGCAGCGTGTCAGTTTATTACCCCAATTACCATGCAAGCCCTCTCTGGCAGAGCTGTGCATACCAAGATGTGGGATGCGAGCATTGCTAATGGCATGCCACATATTGAGCTTAGTCGTGAGGCCGATGCGATTTTAGTAGCACCAGCGAGTGCAGACTTCATGGCGAAGCTAGTTCACGGCAATGCCGATGATTTACTTTCTACCCTTTGCTTGGCGCGCGACTGTCCATTATTAGTTGCGCCCGCCATGAACAAGCAAATGTGGGAAAGCCCAGCAACACAGCGCAATGTGGCGCAGCTTTTAAAAGATGGCGTCATGATTTTAGGGCCTGATAGCGGCGTGCAAGCCTGTGGTGAAATTGGCTTGGGGCGAATGCTTGAGCCTAAGTCTTTATTTGCCGAACTATTATCAAGTCTAAATGCAGAGACCGCTCCAAGACCTTTAGCAGGCAAGCGCATACTGATTACTGCTGGCCCAACCGTTGAAAAGATTGATCCAGTCCGCGCGATTACTAACTTAAGCTCAGGAAAAATGGGGTACAGCCTTGCCGAAGCGGCGATTGAAATGGGTGCGGAAGTCGTTTTAGTCAGCGGCCCAACCAACTTAATCCCTCCCACATCAGCGCAAGTGATTGCTGTAGAAAGTGGTGCAGAGATGTTAGATGCTGTGATGGCTAATATTTCGAATCAAGATATTTTTATTGGCGTCGCTGCAGTGGCGGATTACCGTCCATCCAAACCCAGCAAGGAAAAAATCAAGAAGAGCAATGCTTCGCTCAATATTGAACTTATACCGAATGAGGATATTTTGGCGAAAGTTGCTGCCATGCCTCATGCACCATTTTGCGTGGGGTTTGCCGCCGAAAGCGAAAACGTATTGGCTTATGCCGAAGAGAAGCGCAAACGTAAAAATATTCCTTTGATCGTTGCAAATCTTGCATCAGAGGCTTTGGGCGCGGATGAAAGCACGCTGACGATTTTAGACGACCAAGGCGCGCATCCTTTGCCTAAAAGTAGCAAAGCCAAGTCAGCACGTGCGCTGTTAAATCATATTGCAAAGATGCTTTAG
- the rpmB gene encoding 50S ribosomal protein L28, whose product MARVCQVTGKKPMVGNNVSHANNKTKRRFLPNLQNRKFWVESENRWISMRITNAALRTIDKNGIDAVLADMRAAGEKI is encoded by the coding sequence ATGGCGCGCGTATGTCAAGTAACCGGCAAAAAGCCGATGGTGGGAAATAATGTTTCTCATGCAAATAACAAAACAAAGCGTCGTTTTTTACCTAACTTGCAAAATCGCAAGTTCTGGGTTGAGAGCGAAAATCGTTGGATCAGTATGCGTATTACTAACGCTGCACTTCGTACTATCGACAAAAATGGCATTGATGCTGTTTTAGCTGATATGCGTGCTGCTGGCGAGAAGATTTAA
- the dut gene encoding dUTP diphosphatase, translating to MRLQVELKILDPRLNENMPAYATTGSAGLDLRACINEAITIQPGETKLIPTGMAINLENPAYAAMILPRSGLGHKHGIVLGNLVGLIDSDYQGQLFVSCWNRSQEAFVMNPMERMAQLVIVPVVQASFTVVDEFNASERGEGGFGSTGKH from the coding sequence ATGCGTTTACAAGTCGAACTTAAAATTTTAGATCCTCGCTTAAATGAAAACATGCCTGCCTATGCCACAACTGGCTCAGCAGGCTTGGATTTACGCGCATGCATTAACGAAGCCATCACCATCCAACCAGGTGAAACAAAACTGATTCCAACTGGCATGGCGATTAACCTTGAGAATCCCGCTTATGCAGCGATGATTCTTCCCCGTTCAGGCTTGGGCCATAAACATGGCATCGTCCTAGGCAATTTAGTTGGATTGATTGATTCAGACTATCAAGGCCAACTATTTGTTTCTTGCTGGAATCGCAGCCAAGAAGCTTTTGTCATGAATCCAATGGAGCGCATGGCTCAATTAGTGATTGTGCCGGTTGTGCAGGCAAGCTTTACAGTTGTAGATGAGTTTAACGCTAGCGAACGTGGCGAAGGCGGCTTTGGTAGCACCGGTAAACATTAA
- a CDS encoding glutaredoxin family protein, whose amino-acid sequence MFLKTMNQLNSEIKIQYILYGTSACHLCELAETMIIDASQAHGIGYEYIDIAENEILLEKYGITIPVFKCIESRQELNWPFTKVMLKSFIDRQ is encoded by the coding sequence ATGTTTTTAAAAACTATGAATCAACTCAACTCAGAGATAAAAATTCAATATATTTTATATGGTACAAGCGCGTGTCATTTGTGCGAACTTGCAGAAACAATGATCATTGATGCCAGCCAGGCTCATGGAATCGGTTACGAATATATTGATATCGCTGAAAATGAAATCTTGCTAGAAAAATACGGCATAACAATTCCTGTTTTTAAATGCATAGAATCACGACAAGAGCTTAATTGGCCATTTACTAAAGTAATGTTGAAATCATTTATTGATAGGCAATAA
- the radC gene encoding RadC family protein: MSITDWPTDERPREKLMQKGVEALSDAELLAIFLRVGVVGKSAVDLARDLLSTFGSLNGIFSASANQIETVHGMGISKYCQLQAIFEMSRRALIEEMKQKNVLSSPKKVRDYLSLKLGNEPREIFMVLFLDSQNRVQAQENLFEGTLTQASVYPREIVKRALHYNAASVIFAHNHPSGIVEPSRADETLTKALKSALDLVDVRVLDHFIVAGNETMSFAERGLL, from the coding sequence ATGTCAATTACCGACTGGCCAACTGACGAACGGCCACGTGAAAAACTCATGCAAAAAGGCGTTGAGGCGCTGTCGGATGCTGAACTGCTCGCTATTTTTTTGCGCGTTGGCGTCGTGGGTAAAAGTGCAGTGGATTTGGCGCGTGATTTACTCAGCACGTTTGGCAGCCTCAATGGCATATTTTCAGCCAGCGCGAACCAGATTGAAACCGTGCACGGCATGGGTATCAGTAAATATTGCCAGTTACAAGCCATCTTTGAAATGAGCCGCCGTGCATTGATTGAAGAAATGAAGCAAAAAAATGTACTCAGTTCACCCAAAAAAGTGCGCGATTATCTATCGCTTAAGCTAGGCAACGAGCCACGCGAAATCTTTATGGTACTGTTTTTGGATTCACAAAATCGCGTTCAAGCGCAAGAAAATCTTTTTGAAGGCACACTCACCCAAGCCAGCGTTTACCCGCGCGAAATTGTCAAACGCGCGCTCCATTACAATGCCGCTTCGGTCATCTTTGCACACAATCATCCATCGGGCATCGTTGAGCCCAGCCGTGCGGATGAAACTTTAACCAAAGCTTTAAAAAGCGCTTTGGATTTAGTGGATGTGCGTGTGCTCGATCATTTTATTGTGGCGGGAAACGAGACAATGTCTTTCGCAGAGCGAGGCTTGTTGTAA